The genomic window ACCGCGTACCCAGACATCCTCACCTACAGCCTGCAGCAGCTCGACGGTCTTGAAGCGCAACTTGTTCTCCGCGTCCAGTACCAGCAGGTGGTTCCCCTCGTGCAGTGCCTGGCGGGGCAGGCGCGCTACATCGTCAAAAGTCTTGCCGGCAATGTCCGCTTCCACAAACAGGCCGTTTACCAGTGGCGCCTCGCCTTCATAAGGGTTCTGTACCTGTGCCACGGCATAAACGAAGCGGCTGTTCGGGTCGATATTGGCCTCTGTACGCACCAGCTGGCCACGCCACTCACGCTTCTGGCCGGCAATCTGCGCGCTCAGGCGCACCGCCGGGCCATTCTCGATGGACTGCCCCAGGGGCAGCTCCAGCAATGCCAGCTGGCGGTCGGTCAGGGGCAGTCGCACCTCGGCGATACCAGTGCTGTGGATTTTCGCCAGTTTGGTGCCCGGAGTGATGTACTGGCCCAGATCCACATAGGTCTCCACCACGCGGCCTGCGAATGGGGTCTTGACCCGTGTGCGCTCCAGATCCAGCTTGGCCTGGTCGCGGTCGGCACGGGCCGCAGCCACGGCGGCCTCAGCGGCAGCCAGCTGCGGCTTGCGCAGGAACAGGGCGTTGGCCTCCTCAGAACCCAGATCGCGCCACTCGCGCTTGGCCTGCTTGGCGCGACCCTGCTCCTGGGCCAGTGTGGCCTTGGCGTTCGCCAGCTGGGACTCGGCGCGGGTCAGCTGGTGACGGTAATCCGCAGATTCGATCTGCAGCAGGGACTGGTCCGCCTGGAAGAAGCCTCCCGGTACAAAAGCGCCATCGACCTTTTCGATCGCACCGCCGACCCGGGCCACCACCTCGATCTCATGGCGTGCGCGCACGGTACCCTGGCTCGGCACCAGCAGGGTCTCACGACCCGGCTTGGCATACAGGACATCTGCCGTCGGCGGCACTACCGGCTCAGCAACTTTTTCCTTCGGTTTTGGCGCCAACAGGGTCACCAGCGCGATTGCGGCCACACCGACAACAACAACGATGCCGAAAAACTTATTCTTCTTGGAAATTTTCACAGATACCCTCTATCCAGAAGCGGATCCAAAAGTGATCAAATTTTGACTAGTTGCGCATTCTACTGGAGTTCAGCAACAAATGAACTGCTTTCCGCTGCAAGTCGTCGCAGGGGATTGCAGTTCGCCGCAAACCTTTCTCACAGGGCCTCGCTCCCGCATAATGCCGCTCCTGAATTCACCGGCGGCGCCATCCACAGTCGCCGGGCAAGATGTACTCTCCGCAGAACGGATGTAAGAAAATAAAATGCTGGATATCAACGCCCGAATCGCCGAAGAACTCAACGTTCGCCCGCAGCAGGTCTCAGCCACCGTCGCCCTGCTGGACGAAGGAGCCACAGTCCCGTTTATCGCCCGCTACCGGAAAGAAGTCACCGGCGCCCTGGACGACACACAGCTGCGTACCCTGGAAGAGCGCCTGCGTTACCTGCGGGAAATGGAAGAGCGCCGCGCGGCCATCCTGAAAAGCATCGACGAGCAGGGCAAACTTACCCCGGAGCTGGCGGAACAGATCAACGCTGCCGAGACCAAGAACCGGCTGGAAGACCTCTACCTGCCTTACAAGCCCAAGCGTCGCACCAAGGGCCAGATCGCCATCGAGGCCGGCCTGGAACCGCTCGCCGACGCCCTCTTTAACGATCCCGGCCTGAATCCCGAAGAGGAAGCGCAGCAGTACCTGAATACCGACAACGAGGACGCGTCCCTGCACGTCAAGGACATCAAGGCTGCTCTCGACGGTGCGAAGTTCATCCTGATGGAACGCTTTGCTGAAGACGCAGAGTTGCTCGGTAAGTTGCGCGATTTCCTCAAGCGCGACGGGCAGGTCAAATCCCGTGTACTGGACGGCAAGGAAGAGGAAGGGGCCAAATTCCGCGATTACTTCGAATACGCCGAGGACTGGTCCAAGGTCCCGTCCCACCGCGCCCTGGCCATCTTCCGTGGCCGCAACGAAGGCGTGCTGGCCATCAGCATCGGCCTCGAGGGTGACGAGGAGCGCCCGGCCACCGCAGGCCATCCCTGCGAGAGCATGATTGCCAAACATGTCGACATCAGCGATCAGGGGCGTCCGGCTGACAAGTGGCTGGCGGAAGTGGTGCGCTGGACCTGGCGCATCAAGCTGCTCACCACCCTGGAGACCGACCTGATGGGCGAGCTCCGTGAGAAGGCCGAGGAAGAAGCCATCAAGGTCTTCTCCCGCAACCTGAAAGACCTGCTGCTGGCCGCACCCGCCGGCCAGAAAGCCACTATCGGCCTGGACCCGGGCCTGCGTACCGGGGTGAAAGTGGCGGTGGTCGACGCGACCGGCAAGGTGCTGGATCACACTGCCATTTATCCCAACCCGCCGCAGAACCGCACCGCTGAGTCTGCGGCCGTCATTGCCGCGCTGTGCACCAAGTACGATGTGGGCCTGATCGCGATCGGCAACGGCACCGCCAGCCGCGAGACCGACAAGTTCGTTGGCGATACGCTCAAACACTTCAAGCTCAGCGCGCAGAAAGTGATGGTGAACGAGGCCGGCGCCTCCGTGTACTCGGCTTCCGAGTTTGCCGCCCGTGAATTCCCGGACCTGGACGTGACCATCCGCGGCGCGATCTCCATCGCCCGCCGCCTGCAGGACCCGCTGGCAGAACTGGTGAAGATCGAGCCCAAGTCCATCGGTGTCGGCCAGTACCAGCACGATGTCTCCCAGACCCAGCTGGCCCGCTCCCTGGACGCCGTGGTGGAAGACTGTGTGAACGGCGTTGGTGCCGAGCTGAATTCAGCCTCCGCACCGCTGCTGGCGCGGGTATCCGGCCTCAGCAACTCCATCGCTGCCAATATCGTCACCTATCGCGACCAGAACGGCGCATTCAAGAGCCGCGCCCAACTGAAGGAAGTGCCGCGCCTGGGGCCCAAGGCTTTCGAGCAGGCCGCCGGCTTCCTGCGCATCAACAACGGTGAGAACCCGCTGGACAAGTCAGGTGTGCACCCGGAAGCCTACGTGGTGGTTAAGCGCATCGCCGAGAAGAACGGTCGCGAGATCAACAGCCTGATCGGCGACTCAGCCTTCCTGCGCAAGCTGAACCCGGCGGACTACACCGATGAAAAATTTGGTGTGCCCACCGTTACCGACATCATCGCCGAGCTGGAGAAGCCCGGCCGCGACCCGCGCCCGGAATTCCGCACCGCCAAATTCGAAGAGGGTGTCGAGGAGATCAAGGATCTGCGCCCCGGCATGATCCTCGAGGGCACCGCCACCAACGTCACCAATTTCGGCGCCTTCGTGGATATCGGCGTGCATCAGGACGGCCTGGTACACATCTCCGCGCTGTCGGACAAGTTCGTCAAGGACCCACACGAAGTCATCAAGGCCGGCGACATCGTCAAGGTCAAAGTGATGGAAGTGGATGTGGCGCGCAAGCGTATCGGCCTGTCCATGCGCCTGTCCGACGAACCGGGCGAGCAGGGCAGTGGCGGCGTCAAGAAAGGTGATCACCGCGAGAGCCGCCAAGCCCAGCGCCACAACAACCGCAACCGCCAGCAACAGGGCGGCCAGGGTGGTGGCCGCGGCAGCATGGGCGACCTGCTGGCGGCGGCAATGAAAAACAAGAAGTGACCGACAGGGGGCGATCGAGAGATCGCCCTTTTTTGTACTCGTCGCACGCCGACAGCGCCCTGATTTAACCACTCAGCGATAACCGCAAATCAGAGCCAATACCGATGCACGATCAATCTCGCCGCCAATTTCTCAGCATGCTAACGGCTGCAAGCGCAGGTGCTCTCCTTCCTGTCGCTCAGAGTTTCGCGGTAGAGCAAGAACCCTGGTTCAGGATCTCTCTCGCCCAGTGGTCCCTGCACCGCGCCTTTCAAAATCGGACAGCCAACCCGCAAGACTTTCCCCGCCTGGCGAGGCGATTATTCGATATCGATGGTGTGGAGTACGTCAACCAATTCTACTCAGACAACTACAGCGCCGCACTGACCCGTAAACTGCAACAGCAGGCGGATGGCGAAGGCGTACAGAGCCTATTGATCATGGTTGACGGTGAGGGGGATATCGGTGCGGAAACCGATGCGGCGCGCAAGCAGACCGTAGCGCGACACCAGCGCTGGGCAGAAATGGCAAAAGAACTCGACTGCCATTCGATACGCGTCAACGCGCACAGTCACGGCAGCTACGACGAACAGATGAAGAAGGCCGCCGACGGCCTGCACCTGCTGGGCGAATACTGTGAAGGACTCGGACTCAACGTATTGGTAGAGAACCACGGCGGACTGTCATCCAACGGCGAGTGGCTCTCCGGCGTCATGCGGCTCGCCGACCACCCGCGTGTGGGCACGCTGCCAGATTTTGGCAACTTCCATATCGATCGCGAGAATGGCCTCACCTACGATCGCTACCGCGGTGTCCGCGAGCTGATGCCCTGGGCCAAGGCCATCAGCGCCAAGAGCTACGACTTCGATGAAAATGGAGAAGCCGTGCAGACCGACTTCCAGCGCATGCTGGACATCGTCCGCACGGCCGGTTATCGCGGTTGGGTTGGGATCGAATATGAGGGTAACCGGCTGAGCGAGATCGAGGGAATCGAAAAAACTCTGGCATTACTGCAGCGGATGCAGCGCGGCGGCCAAAACCGATTTTTATAGGAATTTCTCAAGGAATTGAACGAGGGCGCCTGCAAAAGCCGCACCCAACTGAAAGCAGAACCCCGATCTAGCGGTTAGTCACTTACACCGCGCTCGGTATGTACTAGGCGCCTCACCAAACCATTCCCGGAACGCGCGCGTAAAAGCGCCCGCATCGGAGTAGCCAAGCATAAAGGCTATCTCCGTCACGCTTGGGCTATCCTCCCGAAGATATTGCTGAGCGAGATCTATGCGGGTTTCCTTCAATAACTGGCGGAATGTCGTTCCATTTTGGGTCAG from Microbulbifer aggregans includes these protein-coding regions:
- a CDS encoding Tex family protein; this encodes MLDINARIAEELNVRPQQVSATVALLDEGATVPFIARYRKEVTGALDDTQLRTLEERLRYLREMEERRAAILKSIDEQGKLTPELAEQINAAETKNRLEDLYLPYKPKRRTKGQIAIEAGLEPLADALFNDPGLNPEEEAQQYLNTDNEDASLHVKDIKAALDGAKFILMERFAEDAELLGKLRDFLKRDGQVKSRVLDGKEEEGAKFRDYFEYAEDWSKVPSHRALAIFRGRNEGVLAISIGLEGDEERPATAGHPCESMIAKHVDISDQGRPADKWLAEVVRWTWRIKLLTTLETDLMGELREKAEEEAIKVFSRNLKDLLLAAPAGQKATIGLDPGLRTGVKVAVVDATGKVLDHTAIYPNPPQNRTAESAAVIAALCTKYDVGLIAIGNGTASRETDKFVGDTLKHFKLSAQKVMVNEAGASVYSASEFAAREFPDLDVTIRGAISIARRLQDPLAELVKIEPKSIGVGQYQHDVSQTQLARSLDAVVEDCVNGVGAELNSASAPLLARVSGLSNSIAANIVTYRDQNGAFKSRAQLKEVPRLGPKAFEQAAGFLRINNGENPLDKSGVHPEAYVVVKRIAEKNGREINSLIGDSAFLRKLNPADYTDEKFGVPTVTDIIAELEKPGRDPRPEFRTAKFEEGVEEIKDLRPGMILEGTATNVTNFGAFVDIGVHQDGLVHISALSDKFVKDPHEVIKAGDIVKVKVMEVDVARKRIGLSMRLSDEPGEQGSGGVKKGDHRESRQAQRHNNRNRQQQGGQGGGRGSMGDLLAAAMKNKK
- a CDS encoding sugar phosphate isomerase/epimerase family protein, translated to MHDQSRRQFLSMLTAASAGALLPVAQSFAVEQEPWFRISLAQWSLHRAFQNRTANPQDFPRLARRLFDIDGVEYVNQFYSDNYSAALTRKLQQQADGEGVQSLLIMVDGEGDIGAETDAARKQTVARHQRWAEMAKELDCHSIRVNAHSHGSYDEQMKKAADGLHLLGEYCEGLGLNVLVENHGGLSSNGEWLSGVMRLADHPRVGTLPDFGNFHIDRENGLTYDRYRGVRELMPWAKAISAKSYDFDENGEAVQTDFQRMLDIVRTAGYRGWVGIEYEGNRLSEIEGIEKTLALLQRMQRGGQNRFL
- a CDS encoding efflux RND transporter periplasmic adaptor subunit; translation: MKISKKNKFFGIVVVVGVAAIALVTLLAPKPKEKVAEPVVPPTADVLYAKPGRETLLVPSQGTVRARHEIEVVARVGGAIEKVDGAFVPGGFFQADQSLLQIESADYRHQLTRAESQLANAKATLAQEQGRAKQAKREWRDLGSEEANALFLRKPQLAAAEAAVAAARADRDQAKLDLERTRVKTPFAGRVVETYVDLGQYITPGTKLAKIHSTGIAEVRLPLTDRQLALLELPLGQSIENGPAVRLSAQIAGQKREWRGQLVRTEANIDPNSRFVYAVAQVQNPYEGEAPLVNGLFVEADIAGKTFDDVARLPRQALHEGNHLLVLDAENKLRFKTVELLQAVGEDVWVRGDVDPGERVVVSSLGFSREGMVITANPLNEKPAGLILGDDKVSEEPASDETVTADAGGAAQGAR